Within the Flavobacterium sp. N502536 genome, the region TTGGGGAATCTGGAATATGAAACCAAGCTGAACAATGATAAACAATGGAAATTTGATTATACTTTTAACTGGTCCGGAAAACAACAATTGCCTTATACAGCCTCAAACCCGACTGCAGATCAGTTTCCTGATTTTTCGCCTTCGTATGCGGTGATGAATGTTCAGGTAACGAGAATTTTTTCTTCTGTTTTTGAAGTATATGTAGGAGGAGAGAATATTGGAAATTACAAACAGCAAAAAGCCATTTTGGGAGCTTCAGACCCATTTGGTCCTAATTTTGATGCTTCTGTTGCGTATGCTCCTATTTTTGGACAGATGTATTATGCAGGATTGCGGTTTAAGATAAAGTAATTGTAAAATGTGAGCTGTAAAATGTGAAAATTTATTCAACCATCTAACATATAACATCTCACACATAAGATAAGAATAATAACACTAAACAATAAATAAGATGAATAGAATAATTTTAATCGCGCTGATTACTTTTTTAGGATTTTCGGCTCAGGCACAAACTAAGAAAAACAAGAATTTAAAGTACACAACCGAGGTAAATGGTAACTGCGAGCAATGCAAAAAACGTATTGAAAAGGCAGCCTTTAGTGTTCCGGGGGTAAAATCGGCAACCTGGGACATTAGTACTCATCAGCTTGCGGTGATTTTAAACGAAGAAAAATCATCTCCTGCAGATTTGAATGCTGCTGTAGCTAAAGTCGGACATGATACTAAGGAGGTTAAAGCTACGGATGCCGATTATGACAATTTGCATTCTTGCTGCAAGTATGTAAGAGAATAAAAAAACTGCAGAGCCCGGGTTTATACTCGGGCTTTTAATAGTTAATTTATCTTTAAAATATGGCTTTTAATTGTGGTTGAAGCAAATTATTGCTAATTTCACAAACTTATAAATATAACCAAACGCATTTATGAATAATTTTGATTGGACACAATTAATCAACCCTGAATTTTATATAACATTAAGCATTGGAGGGGTTCAAATTGGTTTATTTATTGTTCTCTTTATAGTTTTTGCAGAAACAGGTCTTTTTGCGGGATTTTTTCTTCCGGGAGACAGTTTACTTTTTTTAGCAGGTATTTACAGCCGTGATTTAATGCAAAATGTTGTCGATATTCCGGCAGATTTTCTTAATGTCTTTATACTTTCAACCCTTGTTGCCATAATGGGAGTCTTGGGGAATATGACCGGATATTGGTTTGGAGCCAAAAGCGGTTACTATTTGTTCAAAAAAGAAGATTCTTTCTGGTTCAAGAAAAAATACTTATTACAGTCAAAAGACTTCTTTGAGAAGTACGGCGGAAAAGCAATTATCTATGCGCGTTTTCTTCCGATTTTCAGAACTTTCGCTCCTATTGTGGCAGGGATCGTTTCTATGGATAAACAAAAATTTATGTTCTATAATGTATTGAGTTCTTTCCTTTGGTCGTTTATACTGATCTTCGCAGGACACTATTTATATGGCGTGTTCCTAAAAGAAGGAATAGATTTAAAACATCACATCGAATACATCATTATTATAATTGTAATCATATCTACATTTCCGGTATTGGTAAAGCTTTTTAAAAAGAGACCAAGCGAAAAGATATAATTAAACAAAGGTATAAAAAAGTCCGAAACAGTTGAGTTTCGGACTTTTTTTATGGGATATATTTTCTCTTGTGAGATGTGAAATGTGAGATGTAAAATGTGAGTTGTGAAATGCAACCTCTCTAAATATCAACTTCTGAATCATTGCACCTCTGAATAAAAAACTTAGCATCTTAGTGCCTCAGAACCTTAGCGCCTTAAAAAAAAACTACCATTCATTCACTTTGTTGGCATCCATTTTTAAGAAGATAAACAACAAAATTGTGAATCCCCAGAGTCCGGAGCCTCCATAAGAAAAGAAGGGCAGAGGAACTCCAATTGTTGGGAAAATTCCAATAACCATGGCAATATTAACAAAGAAGTGCGTAAATAAAATTCCTGCAACACAATAGCCATAGACCCTGCTGAATTTTGTTTTTTGTCTTTCGGCCAGGTAAATGACTCTTAGAAATAGCCCTACGAAAAGTGCGATTACTACTAAAGATCCTGCAAAACCCCATTCTTCACCAACGGTTGTAAAAATGTAATCGGTGTGCTGTTCCGGAACGAATCCTCCTTTGGTTTGTGTTCCTTCAAGGAAACCTTTTCCAATCCATCCTCCTGATCCAATAGCAATTTCGGACTGATTGGTGTTGTATCCAATACCTTTCATGTCCACACTTTTTCCTAATAAGATATTAAAACGGTCACGGTGGTGCTGTTTGAAAACGTTATCAAAAACGTAATCTACAGAGAAAACAAAACCTGAGATAACAAGCAAAAGAATACCGCTTAAGATAATGTTTCGGTCAACCACTCTTCCTTTGAAATGTATGATCGTTAAAACTCCCAAGGAAATTAGAACAACAACATAAGGTTCCAGAACAAGTGTTAATACAAACAATAGAATGGTGATAAAACCAGTCCATACGTACCAGGATGGTAAACCTTCTCTGTACAATACAACAATAAAAATACTATAGATTAGGGCACTTCCCGGATCGGGTTGAGGTAAGATCAATAATACCGGTAAAAATACAATGGCGAGGGCCTGAATTTGTCTGTTGGTATCTTTCAGGTTGATTTGTGTATCACTTAAATATTTGGCTAATGCCAATGATGTAGCAGCTTTAGCAAACTCAGACGGCTGTAAAGTAAAGCTTCCGATCGCGTACCAACAACGCTGTCCGGCAATCGTTTTTCCAAAGAGAAACAAACCGGCTAAGGATAATAAGGAAACTCCAAAAATAATACTGGCGTATTTTTCATAGAACTTTCCATCCACAAAAAGTACCACAAAAATCAAAGGGACGGTACATCCAATAAAGATTAATTGTTTTTGATAAGTTCCTTCTGTTGATAATAATGATGAGGAATAGATATTTAGCCACCCTAATATCACCAACGAAATGTAGATAAAAACGCTTATCCAGTCAATGTTATTTTTTACACTTTGATTTTTCATTTGAAATAATCTTTGTTAGTTCTTTTTAGTGGTGTCTGATACTGTTTTTTTAACTTCTGCTTTAGGTGTTACCGGTTTAGGAGTAACAATTTTAGCTTTTAAAAGGGAATCTTTTGGCGTAGATTCAATTGCGCTGGCTTCGTTCATACCGCCAAGTTTCGCATATTCACTGGCCAAACTTTTGTTTAAAACCCTGGTTTCCAAATCGGTTCTTGTGATTTTATGTCTCAGGTATTTTTCAATCATTAAACTGGCAATCGGACCCGCTACTGTAGCTCCAAATCCTCCATTTTCAATCATAATTGCAATTGCAATTTTAGGATTGTCTTTAGGGGCAAAAGCAACAAATATAGAGTGGTCTTTAAGCTGTGTTCTTTTTCCGTTAATCTTTGCAAAATTTTCTGCTGTACCCGTTTTACCGCAAATATCAATACCCTCTACGCGAAGCGCATAAGCTGTTCCTTTGTTGTAAACGTCAAACAAACCGCTGATGACCGGTGGGAAATATTTTTGGTCAATTGAGGTAACGTGTTTGGTGGTAAATTTAGCATCAATTTTTCTTCCTTCAATTTTTTTAATGATATGAGGCGTGTAATAGTAACCCTGATTGGCTACAGTTGCCATCATATTTGCCAATTGAATAGGGGTCATTAAAACCTCTCCCTGGCCAATAGAATTCGATACGATAGTGGTGCTTCTCCATCCTCCGTTAGGATAAATTCGTTTATAGGTTTTGGATGTCGGAATGTTTCCTTTTTTACCTGTTGGCAAATCATAGCCCATAAACTGTCCTAGTCCAAAACTTTTTACGTGATCACTCCAAACATCTACCGCCTTAGCCGGATTGTTGTATTTGTTTATGGTCAACATATAAGATTGTGCGAAATAGGTGTTACAGGAATTGTAAATTCCGTTATGCAACTGATGAGGTCCAAAACCGTGACATTTCATAAAACGCCCTCTACCATAGCTAAATCCATGGTGGCACATAAAGGTGGTTTGTTCGTTGATAACGCCTTCCTGCAAAGCAACCAGACCTGTCAGGATTTTAAATGGAGAACCCGGAGGATACTCGGCCAAAAGTCCTCTGTCGTACAGTGGTTTTGCGATCGAATCGTGATACAAAAGGGTATAGTTTTTAGAACGCTGTCTTCCAACTAAAATTCCGGGATCATAAGAAGGCGCGGTTACTAATGCCAGAATCTCACCGCTTTTAGGTTCGATAGCAACAATACCACCTCTTTTATTGATCATTAATTCTTCTCCGTATTTCTGAAGTTCGGCATCGATTGTGAGGTTGATGTCTTCTCCGGCTACGGCGATAGTATCGTATTTACCCTCTTTGTAAGAGCCAATTTCTCTGTTGTATTTGTCTTTCTGAATGTATTTTACACCTTTAATACCGCGTAAAATATCTTCATAGCTTTCTTCAACACCTTGTTTTCCAATTAAATCTCCACTATTGTAATATGGATTTTTGGCAATTTGTCGTTCGTTTACCTGTGTGATGAAGCCAAAGATGTTTGCGCCGTAGTCTACGTCATAGTCACGAAGCGAACGTTTTTGAAAATAGAACCCTTCGTATTTTCGAATTTTCTCCTGAAAAGCGGCAAACTCATTTTTGTTCAGCTGTGCTAAAAATACCGAAGGAAGCCTTGGGCTGTATACCTTGGCTTTGGCAATTCGTTTGTCGTAATCTTCTCGTGTAATGTTTAATAAAGCACAGAATTCAGGAATATTAAGGTCTTCCTTGATTTCTCTCGGAATTACCATGATATCATAAGAGGCCTGATTGGCAACTAATAATTTCCCGTGTCGGTCATAAATATAACCTCTTTCAGGATAGTCGTATTTTTTCTTTATTGCGTTATTTTCGGATTTTAACTTAAAGGTATCATCAATAATTTGCAAATAAAAGATCCTGATCACTAGCAAAGATGCTGCAATAATAATTAAAGAGGGCAGCAGGACTTTTCTCATCGTTTATTAGGCTTAATAAGGTAAATTATGATAATGGAGGTGATTATTGTAAAGATAGAGCTAAATAAAGTTCGGAGTAAAACATCCAGAATAAATTTAAACTGAAAAGCTTCTAATACAAACAATACGATATGATGCAATACGACAGAAACGAGAATAAAAGAAAACCTTTCCGGGGTTAAGGAATCATTCAGTTTAATGGTTTGATATTCGTAGCTAAGTCCAAACGAGAATTTAAAAATGTACGGCCTGTAATACGCAAGTACAAGACAGGCTGTTGCGTGAATTCCGCCCGAATTGCAAAACATGTCCATGATAATTCCAAGCAAAAAGCTCGATACAATCAAGCCGGTTCTGTTGCTGTTAACCGGATACAAAATAATGTACAAGATGTATGGGAAGGGACTTATGTACCCTAAAAAATTCATATTATTGAAAATAACAACCTGAATTGCTAGTAACATAATAAATCGAAAAATATTGAGTAACAAAGCGCTATTCATTTTTTCCCTTGTTTTCTAAATTAATAAGTTCTTCTCTGTCCTTACTCTTGATGATGTATACGTGTCCAAGATTGGTCATATCGTTAAATAGCTTAACTTTTATGACATAAAAACTTGAATTTTCTTTTTTGTATATATTTTCTACAGTACCGATATTAATTCCTTCCGGGAAAATTACAGATTGCCCACCGGTTACGATCGTATCTCCTTTTCTAACAGAAGCTAGTCTCGGAACATCTTCCAGCTGCACAAATCCCGTGCTTTTTCCATCCCAGGTTAAAGAACCAAAGTGATTTGTCTTTTTTAGTTTAGCGTTGATCTGTGATTTCATATTCAAAATACTCACTACAGTTGCATATCTTGGTGAAGTATTGTCTACCACTCCAATAATTCCTAAGCTATTAATAACTCCCATGTCTGGTTTTACACCATCATTTGATCCCGAGTTAAGCGTGATAAAATTTTCGTGAGTGTTGTAGGAGTTGTGAATTACTTTTGAAACAATAATATCCGCAGGTTTAACTCCTTTTACGCTGTCTGCTAAAGGTAGTTTTGTGGTGTCTTGTTTGTTGAATAATAGACTTTTTAATCTTGCGTTTTCAAGTACAAGTTCGTCATTTTCAGTTCTTAAGTTCAAGTATTCGTTTACGTGATTGATTTTCTCATAAACACCTCCGGTTAAAAAATTAGCCGAACTGATTATTTTACTTCTGTGATAAGAATGTGATTGAACTGAGAGCGCTAACGAAATACCTAAAAGCAGCAAAAACAGCAATCGATTACTGTTTCTTATAATGAAATTAAAAATTTGCTGCATTTCTTGTTTGGTTATTTTGTTTCAGGATATGCTTTTGGTTTCAAAATTTATTAGAGTTGAACGTTTGAATTCAACTCTAATAAAAATATATTGATTGTTATTTTGAATCTTATTTGATTAAGATACTTTTAAATTTCGCAATGTTTTTAAGCGCCATTCCGGTTCCGCGAACAACTGCTCTTAACGGGTCTTCAGCAATATAAACAGGTAAATCTGTTTTTTGTGAAATACGTTTGTCAAGACCTCTTAACATCGATCCACCACCCGCTAAATAAATACCAGTATTGTAAATATCGGCTGCTAATTCAGGTGGAGTCTGAGATAATGTTTCCATTACCGCATCTTCGATACGTTGAATTGATTTGTCAAGTGCTTTCGCGATCTCACGGTAAGAAACGTCTACTTGTTTTGGTTTACCGGTAAGTAAATCTCTACCCTGAACTGACATATCTTCTGGTGGTCCGTCTAAATCTTCGATGGCGGCACCAATTTGAATTTTTATTTTTTCAGCAGTACTCTCTCCAACAAAAAGGTTGTGTTGTGTACGCATATAATAAACGATATCGTTTGTGAAAACGTCACCTGCAATTTTTACAGATTTGTCACATACAATTCCACCTAATGCAATAACTGCAATTTCAGTAGTACCTCCTCCAATATCAACAATCATGTTTCCTTTTGGTTGCATGATATCGATACCAATACCAATTGCTGCTGCCATTGGCTCGTGAATTAAGTAAACTTCTTTTCCGTTTACTCTTTCACAAGATTCTTTTACCGCTCTCATCTCCACTTCGGTAATACCGGAAGGAATACAAACCACCATTCTTAAAGCTGGAGTAAACATTCTTTTCTTCAATGCCGGTATACTTTTGATGAACATGTTGATCATCTTTTCTGAAGCATCAAAATCTGCAATTACACCATCCTTCAAAGGCCTTATGGTCTTGATGTTTTCATGCGTTTTACCTTGCATCATATTGGCTTCCTTACCAACAGCAATGATTTTGCCTGATATTCTATCACGTGCAACGATCGACGGACTATCAATAACAACTTTATCATTATGTATGATTAAAGTGTTTGCGGTACCAAGGTCTATCGCAATATCCTCGGTCATGAAATCAAAAAATCCCATAAGTTTTTTAGGGGTTTAAAATGTTATAAATTATTTTGAACAAAGTTAAACAAATTAATGTTTAAAATGACGTGTTCCCGTAAATACCATTGCAAGATTGTTTTCATTGCAATAATTTATGCTTAATTCGTCTTTTATTGAGCCTCCTGGCTGAATAACAGCAGTTATTCCTGCTTTTTTGGCTAATTCTACACAATCCGGAAACGGAAAAAATGCATCACTTGCCATTGAAGCACCGGTTAAATCAAATCCAAAAGCTTTTGCTTTGTCAACTGCCTGAACTAAAGCATCTACTCTTGAGGTCTGACCTGTTCCTGACGAAATTAATGTTCCGTTTTTAGCAAATACGATTGTATTTGATTTGGTGTTTTTACAAATTTTTGAAGCAAATATTAAATCTTCTATCTCTTCAGCTGTAGGCTCTGTAATAGTAACGGTTTTTAAATGCTCTTTAGTATCTGTAATATTATTTCTGTCCTGAATTAACAAACCATTAAGACATGTTCTTACTTGTCTTGAAGGTAATTCAACTTCATTTTGAATTAAAATGATTCTGTTTTTCTTTTCTTGTAAAACAGCAATTGCTTCTTCATCATAAGCTGGGGCAATTACCACTTCGCAGAATAACTTGTTGATTTCCTGTGCG harbors:
- the mrdA gene encoding penicillin-binding protein 2, translated to MRKVLLPSLIIIAASLLVIRIFYLQIIDDTFKLKSENNAIKKKYDYPERGYIYDRHGKLLVANQASYDIMVIPREIKEDLNIPEFCALLNITREDYDKRIAKAKVYSPRLPSVFLAQLNKNEFAAFQEKIRKYEGFYFQKRSLRDYDVDYGANIFGFITQVNERQIAKNPYYNSGDLIGKQGVEESYEDILRGIKGVKYIQKDKYNREIGSYKEGKYDTIAVAGEDINLTIDAELQKYGEELMINKRGGIVAIEPKSGEILALVTAPSYDPGILVGRQRSKNYTLLYHDSIAKPLYDRGLLAEYPPGSPFKILTGLVALQEGVINEQTTFMCHHGFSYGRGRFMKCHGFGPHQLHNGIYNSCNTYFAQSYMLTINKYNNPAKAVDVWSDHVKSFGLGQFMGYDLPTGKKGNIPTSKTYKRIYPNGGWRSTTIVSNSIGQGEVLMTPIQLANMMATVANQGYYYTPHIIKKIEGRKIDAKFTTKHVTSIDQKYFPPVISGLFDVYNKGTAYALRVEGIDICGKTGTAENFAKINGKRTQLKDHSIFVAFAPKDNPKIAIAIMIENGGFGATVAGPIASLMIEKYLRHKITRTDLETRVLNKSLASEYAKLGGMNEASAIESTPKDSLLKAKIVTPKPVTPKAEVKKTVSDTTKKN
- a CDS encoding DedA family protein; translated protein: MNNFDWTQLINPEFYITLSIGGVQIGLFIVLFIVFAETGLFAGFFLPGDSLLFLAGIYSRDLMQNVVDIPADFLNVFILSTLVAIMGVLGNMTGYWFGAKSGYYLFKKEDSFWFKKKYLLQSKDFFEKYGGKAIIYARFLPIFRTFAPIVAGIVSMDKQKFMFYNVLSSFLWSFILIFAGHYLYGVFLKEGIDLKHHIEYIIIIIVIISTFPVLVKLFKKRPSEKI
- a CDS encoding heavy-metal-associated domain-containing protein, with the protein product MNRIILIALITFLGFSAQAQTKKNKNLKYTTEVNGNCEQCKKRIEKAAFSVPGVKSATWDISTHQLAVILNEEKSSPADLNAAVAKVGHDTKEVKATDADYDNLHSCCKYVRE
- a CDS encoding rod shape-determining protein, translated to MGFFDFMTEDIAIDLGTANTLIIHNDKVVIDSPSIVARDRISGKIIAVGKEANMMQGKTHENIKTIRPLKDGVIADFDASEKMINMFIKSIPALKKRMFTPALRMVVCIPSGITEVEMRAVKESCERVNGKEVYLIHEPMAAAIGIGIDIMQPKGNMIVDIGGGTTEIAVIALGGIVCDKSVKIAGDVFTNDIVYYMRTQHNLFVGESTAEKIKIQIGAAIEDLDGPPEDMSVQGRDLLTGKPKQVDVSYREIAKALDKSIQRIEDAVMETLSQTPPELAADIYNTGIYLAGGGSMLRGLDKRISQKTDLPVYIAEDPLRAVVRGTGMALKNIAKFKSILIK
- the rodA gene encoding rod shape-determining protein RodA, producing MKNQSVKNNIDWISVFIYISLVILGWLNIYSSSLLSTEGTYQKQLIFIGCTVPLIFVVLFVDGKFYEKYASIIFGVSLLSLAGLFLFGKTIAGQRCWYAIGSFTLQPSEFAKAATSLALAKYLSDTQINLKDTNRQIQALAIVFLPVLLILPQPDPGSALIYSIFIVVLYREGLPSWYVWTGFITILLFVLTLVLEPYVVVLISLGVLTIIHFKGRVVDRNIILSGILLLVISGFVFSVDYVFDNVFKQHHRDRFNILLGKSVDMKGIGYNTNQSEIAIGSGGWIGKGFLEGTQTKGGFVPEQHTDYIFTTVGEEWGFAGSLVVIALFVGLFLRVIYLAERQKTKFSRVYGYCVAGILFTHFFVNIAMVIGIFPTIGVPLPFFSYGGSGLWGFTILLFIFLKMDANKVNEW
- a CDS encoding rod shape-determining protein MreD, which translates into the protein MNSALLLNIFRFIMLLAIQVVIFNNMNFLGYISPFPYILYIILYPVNSNRTGLIVSSFLLGIIMDMFCNSGGIHATACLVLAYYRPYIFKFSFGLSYEYQTIKLNDSLTPERFSFILVSVVLHHIVLFVLEAFQFKFILDVLLRTLFSSIFTIITSIIIIYLIKPNKR
- the mreC gene encoding rod shape-determining protein MreC, producing the protein MQQIFNFIIRNSNRLLFLLLLGISLALSVQSHSYHRSKIISSANFLTGGVYEKINHVNEYLNLRTENDELVLENARLKSLLFNKQDTTKLPLADSVKGVKPADIIVSKVIHNSYNTHENFITLNSGSNDGVKPDMGVINSLGIIGVVDNTSPRYATVVSILNMKSQINAKLKKTNHFGSLTWDGKSTGFVQLEDVPRLASVRKGDTIVTGGQSVIFPEGINIGTVENIYKKENSSFYVIKVKLFNDMTNLGHVYIIKSKDREELINLENKGKNE